The Arachis ipaensis cultivar K30076 chromosome B07, Araip1.1, whole genome shotgun sequence genome includes a window with the following:
- the LOC107608683 gene encoding probable magnesium transporter NIPA3 encodes MALSKQNFTGLVLALVSSAFIGASFIIKKQGLRRAAAISGVRAGVGGYSYLLEPLWWVGMITMIVGEIANFVAYAFAPAVLVTPLGALSIIVSAVLAQIILKEKLHPIGVLGCIMCIAGSIIIVIHAPREQPIKSVLEIWSMATQPAFLVYVGSVVVLVFILVFHFAPRCGHTNVLVYTGICSLMGSLSVMSVKALGTSLKLTFEGKNQLIYPETWFFMLVVAFCVIMQMNYLNKALDTFNTAVVSPIYYVMFTTLTILASVIMFKDWDGQGGGTIVSEICGFIVVISGTILLHATKDFDRNSSFRGSQPSSPTLSVRLFNGNGELLLKEDEENISPGSMCARRQELY; translated from the exons ATGGCTTTGTCAAAACAGAACTTCACTGGTCTCGTCCTAGCTTTGGTTTCAAGTGCCTTCATTGGTGCTAGCTTCATCATCAAGAAGCAAGGTCTCAGAAGAGCTGCTGCTATTTCTGGTGTTAGGGCTG GTGTTGGTGGCTATTCTTATCTATTGGAGCCACTCTGGTGGGTGGGGATGATTACAA TGATTGTTGGAGAGATTGCAAATTTTGTTGCCTATGCATTTGCCCCAGCAGTTCTAGTTACCCCTCTTGGCGCATTGAGCATTATCGTGAG TGCTGTTTTGGCTCAGATTATCCTGAAAGAGAAGCTACACCCGATTGGGGTTTTGGGATGTATAATGTGCATTGCCGGTTCCATCATTATCGTGATTCATGCTCCTAGGGAGCAACCTATCAAATCTGTTCTGGAAATATGGAGTATGGCAACTCAACCAG CATTTCTGGTATATGTTGGATCGGTGGTTGTATTGGTATTCATTCTGGTCTTCCATTTCGCACCAAGATGTGGGCATACCAATGTGCTAGTTTATACTGGCATTTGTTCGTTAATGGGTTCCCTTTCT GTGATGAGTGTTAAAGCCCTTGGAACTTCTTTGAAATTAACATTTGAAGGGAAAAACCAGTTAATCTATCCAGAGACATGGTTTTTCATGCTAGTTGTGGCTTTTTGTGTCATTATGCAGATGAATTATCTTAATAAG GCTCTTGACACCTTCAACACTGCAGTAGTTTCTCCTATATACTATGTCATGTTCACAACACTTACAATCCTAGCTAGTGTGATAATGTTCAAG GACTGGGATGGCCAAGGTGGTGGAACTATTGTTTCAGAAATATGTGGCTTTATCGTTGTGATTTCCGGCACGATATTGTTACATGCAACCAAGGACTTTGATagaaactcttcttttagag GTAGTCAACCTTCGTCGCCTACGTTATCTGTACGCCTTTTTAACGGAAATGGAGAATTATTACTTAAGGAAGATGAGGAAAACATATCTCCTGGTAGTATGTGTGCAAGAAGACAAGAATTGTACTAG
- the LOC107609604 gene encoding mitochondrial fission 1 protein A: protein MAKLEAKLGMIVDSVGNFFSGKDQLPWCDPDIVAGCEREVAEAGKQSDEFLQECLLRLSWALVHSKRSQDVQRGIAMLEGSLPNTSDPLQQREKLYLLAVGYYRSGDYSRSRDLVERCLMIAPDWRQAVTLKKAIEDRITKDGVIGLGIAATAVGLIAGGIAAAVSRKK from the exons ATGGCGAAGCTTGAAGCGAAGCTCGGAATGATAGTTGACTCCGTTGGTAACTTCTTCTCCGGCAAAGACCAGCTTCCCTGGTGTGACCCTGACATCGTCGCT GGGTGTGAGAGAGAGGTTGCTGAGGCTGGGAAGCAATCTGATGAGTTCTTGCAGGAGTGTCTCTTGCGATTATCGTGGGCTCTTGTTCACTCCAAACGATCACAGGATGTACAACGTGGGATAGCAATGCTTGAAG GATCTTTGCCTAATACATCCGATCCACTACAGCAAAGGGAGAAGCTGTATCTTCTGGCTGTTGGATATTATCGAAGTGGTGACTATTCAAGGAGTAGGGATCTTGTGGAGAGGTGCCTAATG ATTGCACCAGATTGGAGGCAGGCAGTGACACTCAAGAAGGCAATTGAGGATCGGATTACAAAAG ATGGTGTTATTGGCCTAGGCATTGCTGCAACTGCTGTAGGATTGATAGCAGGTGGGATTGCAGCAGCAGTGTCTCGCAAGAAGTGA
- the LOC107609460 gene encoding GTP-binding protein At3g49725, chloroplastic encodes MLRTLLAARSSLRSSRKILTSLSSPPFKCWAPSYSSKQGSDDAHETVSFLLKDTALRSRPPRLLVVQPRLRPDRLLQAKLNEALCLANSLEEQRDGYFLTDFFDKELPPHIVVQNPSMKGHKARADAYFGPGTVHNIKCHLNNAESKGEVDAVFVNAILSGVQQRNLETAWDKPVLDRVGLIIEIFNAHAFTKEAKLQAELAALTYKKSRLVRVRGPGGRYTFGAAGDAEVVSARGRGSGGQGFMSGAGETELQLQRRRILERRNYLLSQIEEVRRTRAIQRAGRKRHGGSFGQGLATVAVVGYTNAGKSTLVSELSNSDLYSDCRLFATVDPRLRSAVLPSGRKMLFSDTVGFISDLPIQLVEAFHATLEEVVEADLLVHVVDSSAPNLDEHRSTVFQVLQQIGVSEEKLLNMIEVWNKIDIEEECTDADEADKYLDEDEESDVKSMATESETDVCEQSRGEYEAMEEKENYSDGWLYDEDTMVDESDFCSPSNADDQQNEQPNKNKISETDSLIGQNGPHVKTSAVTGVGLQELLELIDEKLSAQDDEKLKGAKMVERNIFERKWRPSHTQEDSTIAAEQ; translated from the exons ATGTTGAGAACCCTGTTGGCGGCACGCAGTTCTCTGAGATCTTCCAGAAAGATCCTAACTTCACTCTCTTCACCTCCTTTCAAATGCTGGGCACCTTCTTACTCTTCGAAGCAGGGAAGCGACGATGCGCACGAAACGGTGTCGTTTTTGTTGAAGGACACCGCCCTGCGTTCGAGGCCTCCGAGGTTGCTGGTTGTTCAGCCTCGACTTCGCCCCGACAGGCTCCTTCAGGCGAAGCTCAACGAAGCTCTGTGCCTCGCGAACTCGCTCGAAGAACAGAGAGATGGGTACTTCCTCACCGATTTCTTCGATAAAGAGTTGCCGCCACACATCGTTGTTCAAAACCCTTCCATGAAAGGCCACAAGGCTCGTGCAG ATGCATATTTTGGTCCCGGAACAGTGCATAACATCAAATGCCATCTAAATAATGCAGAGTCCAAG GGTGAAGTGGATGCTGTTTTTGTTAATGCTATACTGTCTGGGGTTCAGCAACGGAATCTTGAG ACGGCTTGGGATAAACCTGTGCTCGATCGTGTTGGTCTTATAATTGAGATATTCAATGCTCATGCCTTTACAAAAGAAGCAAAACTGCAG GCTGAACTTGCAGCTCTAACATATAAGAAGTCGAGACTTGTTCGTGTTCGTGGTCCAGGTGGACGCTATACATTTGGAGCTGCTGGAGATGCTGAAGTTGTGAGCGCCAGGGG GAGAGGAAGTGGTGGACAAGGCTTTATGAGTGGTGCTGGAGAAACTGAACTTCAGCTTCAGCGACGAAG AATCTTAGAAAGGAGAAATTATCTATTATCACAAATTGAGGAGGTTCGCCGTACCCGAGCAATACAACGTGCTGGTCGCAAGAGGCATGGAGGTTCATTTGGACAAGGCTTAGCTACTGTTGCTGTTGTTGGGTATACAAATGCT GGGAAATCTACACTAGTTAGTGAGCTATCAAACAGTGATCTCTACAGTGATTGTCG ATTGTTTGCAACAGTGGATCCTAGATTAAGAAGTGCTGTTCTGCCTTCGGG GAGGAAAATGCTTTTTAGCGACACAGTAGGATTTATATCCGATTTGCCTATACAG TTGGTGGAAGCATTTCATGCAACTTTAGAAGAAGTGGTGGAAGCAGACCTGCTTGTG CATGTGGTGGATTCAAGTGCTCCCAATCTTGATGAGCATCGGTCAACAGTTTTTCAAGTTCTTCAACAAATAGGGGTATCAGAAGAGAAGCTTCTGAATATGATTGAAGTTTGGAATAAG ATTGATATTGAAGAAGAGTGCACAGATGCTGACGAAGCCGACAAATATCTTGATGAAGATGAAGAGTCTGATGTAAAATCCATGGCAACAGAATCTGAGACGGATGTTTGCGAGCAATCAAGGGGAGAATATGAGGCcatggaagaaaaagaaaactactCTGATGGTTGGTTATACGACGAGGATACTATGGTCGACGAAAGTGATTTCTGTTCGCCTTCAAATGCAGATGACCAACAAAATGAGCAGCCTAACAAGAACAAGATCTCGGAAACAGATAGCTTGATAGGACAGAACGGTCCACACGTCAAAACATCTGCGGTGACCGGAGTTGGTCTACAAGAGTTGCTAGAACTAATAGATGAGAAACTAAGTGCACAGGATGATGAGAAGTTGAAGGGTGCAAAAATGGTGGAAAGAAATATCTTTGAAAGAAAGTGGAGACCCTCACATACACAGGAGGATTCTACCATAGCAGCTGAACAATAG
- the LOC107608956 gene encoding uncharacterized protein LOC107608956 isoform X2, which produces MMSRTGRMTSDLSRTGAVERDIEQAITALKKGAYLLKYGRRGKPKFCPFRLSNDESVLIWFSGKEEKHLKLSHVSRIISGQRTPIFQRYPRPEKEYQSFSLIYNDRSLDLICKDKDEAEVWFSGLKALISRSHHRKWRTESRSDGIPSEANSPRTYTRRSSPMNSPFGSNESLQKDSGDHLRLHSPYDSPPKNGLDKALSDVMLYAVPPKGFFPPDSASASVHSVSSGGSDSMHGHMKTMGMDAFRVSLSSAVSSSSQGSGHDDGDALGDVFIWGEGTGDGVLGGGTHRVGSSLGVKMDSLFPKALESAVVLDVQNIACGGRHAALVTKQGEIFSWGEESGGRLGHGVDSDVLHPKLIETLSNTNIELVACGEYHTCAVTLSGDLYTWGDGTYNYGLLGHGNQVSHWVPKRVNGPLEGIHVSSISCGPWHTAVVTSAGQLFTFGDGTFGVLGHGDRKSVSLPREVESLKGLRTVRAACGVWHTAAVVEVMVGNSSSSNCSSGKLFTWGDGDKGRLGHGDKEAKLVPTCVAALVEPNFCQVACGHSLTVALTTSGHVYTMGSPVYGQLGNPQADGKLPSRVEGKLSKSFVEEIACGAYHVSVLTSRTEVYTWGKGANGRLGHGDTDDRNVPTLVEALKDKQVKSVACGTNFTAAICLHKWVSGVDQSMCSGCRLPFNFKRKRHNCYNCGLVFCHSCSSKKSLKASMAPNPNKPYRVCDNCFNKLRKSMETDSSSHSSVSRRGSIVPGSLELIDKDDKMDSRSRSQLARFSSMESLKQVDSRSSKKNKKLEFNSSRVSPVPNGGSQWGALNISKSFNPVFGSSKKFFSASVPGSRIVSRATSPISRRPSPPRSTTPTPTLGGLTSPKIVVDDAKRTNDSLSQEVIKLRQQVENLTRKAQLQEVELERTTKQLKDAIAIAGEETAKCKAAKEVIKSLTAQLKDMAERLPVGAARNVKSPSLASIGSNELSYASIDRLNIQATSPEADLTGSNNQLLSNGSSTASNRSSAGHNKQNQSEVTNKNGSRTKESESRSENEWVEQDEPGVYITLTSLPGGVIDLKRVRFSIPYISHFVTRVLTFTLLNAEQYNVRMIDKSSVGVGSEDLAH; this is translated from the exons ATGATGTCACGTACTGGTAGAATGACTTCGGATCTTAGCAGAACCGGTGCTGTAGAACGAGACATTGAGCAG GCTATTACTGCTTTAAAGAAAGGAGCTTACCTGCTCAAGTATGGAAGAAGGGGGAAGCCCAAGTTTTGCCCGTTCAGGCTTTCCAAT GATGAATCTGTTTTGATATGGTTCTCAGGGAAAGAAGAGAAGCACCTTAAACTGAGCCATGTGTCTAGAATTATATCTGGACAACGCACG CCAATCTTTCAAAGGTATCCACGGCCTGAAAAGGAATACCAGTCATTTTCTCTTATCTACAATGATAGGTCACTGGACTTG ATTTGCAAAGATAAAGATGAAGCTGAAGTTTGGTTTAGTGGTTTAAAAGCATTAATTTCACGTAGTCATCACCGAAAATGGAGGACAGAGTCAAGAAGTGATGGTATTCCTTCTGAAGCTAATAGTCCTAGAACATACACCAGAAGAAGTTCtcccatgaattctccatttggTAGTAATGAAAGCTTGCAAAag GATAGTGGGGATCACCTTCGTCTTCACAGTCCTTATGACAGCCCACCTAAAAATGGTTTAGATAAAGCATTATCGGATGTGATGTTGTATGCTGTCCCACCAAAGGGTTTCTTCCCTCCAGATTCTGCAAGTGCTTCAGTCCACTCTGTGTCGTCTGGAGGATCAGATAGTATGCATGGTCACATGAAGACAATGGGTATGGATGCTTTTAGAGTTAGTCTATCAAGTGCTGTTAGCTCATCTAGCCAAGGTTCTGGCCATGATGATGGCGATGCTTTAGGGGATGTTTTCATTTGGGGGGAAGGTACAGGTGATGGTGTTCTGGGTGGTGGGACTCATCGAGTTGGGAGTTCTTTGGGTGTAAAAATGGACTCTCTTTTTCCAAAAGCCTTGGAATCTGCAGTAGTTCTTGATGTACAGAATATTGCCTGCGGTGGACGACATGCGGCCTTAGTGACCAAACAAGGTGAAATTTTCTCTTGGGGGGAAGAATCAGGAGGTAGGCTTGGGCATGGTGTTGATTCTGATGTTCTCCATCCAAAGCTTATCGAAACTTTAAGCAATACAAATATTGAACTTGTAGCTTGTGGGGAATATCATACATGTGCTGTGACACTTTCTGGTGATCTTTATACATGGGGTGATGGCACATACAATTATGGTCTTCTGGGGCATGGTAATCAAGTGAGCCACTGGGTCCCAAAAAGAGTAAATGGCCCCCTGGAGGGCATACATGTTTCATCTATTTCTTGTGGACCATGGCACACTGCTGTCGTAACCTCTGCTGGGCAATTGTTTACTTTTGGTGATGGTACATTTGGTGTTTTGGGTCATGGAGATCGTAAAAGTGTTTCATTACCTAGGGAAGTAGAGTCCCTCAAGGGTCTTCGTACTGTCCGGGCTGCTTGTGGTGTTTGGCATACTGCTGCAGTTGTGGAAGTCATGGTTGGAAATTCTAGTTCCAGCAACTGCTCTTCAGGGAAGCTGTTCACTTGGGGTGATGGAGACAAAGGTCGACTTGGGCATGGTGATAAGGAAGCAAAACTTGTTCCAACCTGTGTTGCAGCCCTGGTTGAACCCAATTTCTGTCAGGTTGCTTGTGGACATAGTCTGACTGTTGCGCTTACCACCTCTGGGCATGTCTATACAATGGGTAGTCCTGTCTATGGTCAGTTGGGAAATCCTCAAGCTGATGGGAAGCTACCAAGCCGTGTTGAAGGAAAGCTTTCAAAGAGTTTTGTGGAGGAGATTGCTTGTGGTGCATATCATGTTTCAGTTTTAACTTCAAGGACAGAAGTTTACACATGGGGTAAGGGTGCAAATGGTCGTTTAGGCCATGGGGATACAGATGACAGAAATGTCCCAACATTAGTAGAAGCATTGAAAGACAAACAGGTCAAAAGTGTTGCTTGTGGTACTAATTTCACTGCAGCTATCTGTCTACATAAGTGGGTATCTGGTGTTGACCAGTCTATGTGTTCTGGCTGTCGTCTTCCATTTAATTTCAAAAGAAAACGTCACAATTGTTATAATTGTGGACTTGTTTTCTGTCATTCATGTAGCAGTAAGAAATCTCTTAAGGCTTCAATGGCACCAAACCCCAACAAACCTTATCGCGTCTGTGACAACTGTTTTAATAAACTAAGGAAATCTATGGAAACTGATTCTTCATCCCATTCTTCTGTGAGCAGAAGAGGAAGTATCGTTCCAGGGTCACTTGAGTTAATTGATAAGGATGATAAAATGGATTCGAGATCTCGTAGTCAACTTGCTAGGTTTTCTTCAATGGAGTCCTTGAAGCAAGTGGATAGCAGATCTTCTAAAAAAAACAAGAAGTTGGAATTCAACAGTAGTCGCGTCTCTCCTGTTCCAAATGGGGGTTCACAATGGGGAGCACTGAATATTTCTAAATCTTTTAATCCTGTTTTTGGATCATCAAAGAAGTTCTTCTCAGCATCTGTTCCTGGATCTAGAATTGTTTCCCGAGCAACATCTCCAATATCTAGACGACCTAGTCCACCACGTTCAACTACTCCAACTCCAACACTGGGAGGTCTTACTTCCCCAAAGATAGTTGTGGATGATGCTAAGAGGACCAATGATAGCCTCAGTCAGGAGGTTATTAAATTAAGACAGCAG gTGGAAAACCTGACTAGGAAAGCGCAACTTCAAGAAGTTGAGTTGGAAAGAACAACCAAACAGCTAAAAGATGCTATAGCAATTGCTGGAGAGGAAACTGCGAAGTGCAAAGCTGCAAAGGAAGTGATCAAATCTCTTACCGCTCAG TTGAAGGACATGGCTGAGAGGCTACCTGTAGGAGCAGCTAGGAATGTCAAATCGCCTTCTCTTGCTTCCATTGGTTCCAATGAGCTTAGCTATGCTTCCATTGATCGATTGAATATTCAAGCAACAAGCCCAGAAGCAGATTTAACTGGATCAAATAATCAGTTGCTTTCAAATGGATCCAGCACTGCCAGCAACCGTAGTAGTGCTGGTCACAATAAACAGAACCAGTCAGAGGTAACTAACAAAAATGGGAGCAGAACAAAGGAGAGTGAATCCCGGAGTGAGAATGAATGGGTTGAGCAAGATGAACCTGGTGTATATATTACACTCACCTCCCTTCCTGGAGGCGTAATAGATCTTAAGAGAGTTCGCTTCAG TATTCCATACATTAGCCATTTTGTAACCCGAGTTTTAACCTTTACGTTGTTGAATGCTGAGCAATACAACGTTCGCATGATTGACAAGTCCAGCGTTGGTGTTGGGAGTGAAGACCTGGCTCACTGA
- the LOC107608956 gene encoding uncharacterized protein LOC107608956 isoform X1, whose amino-acid sequence MEGFGMTSDLSRTGAVERDIEQAITALKKGAYLLKYGRRGKPKFCPFRLSNDESVLIWFSGKEEKHLKLSHVSRIISGQRTPIFQRYPRPEKEYQSFSLIYNDRSLDLICKDKDEAEVWFSGLKALISRSHHRKWRTESRSDGIPSEANSPRTYTRRSSPMNSPFGSNESLQKDSGDHLRLHSPYDSPPKNGLDKALSDVMLYAVPPKGFFPPDSASASVHSVSSGGSDSMHGHMKTMGMDAFRVSLSSAVSSSSQGSGHDDGDALGDVFIWGEGTGDGVLGGGTHRVGSSLGVKMDSLFPKALESAVVLDVQNIACGGRHAALVTKQGEIFSWGEESGGRLGHGVDSDVLHPKLIETLSNTNIELVACGEYHTCAVTLSGDLYTWGDGTYNYGLLGHGNQVSHWVPKRVNGPLEGIHVSSISCGPWHTAVVTSAGQLFTFGDGTFGVLGHGDRKSVSLPREVESLKGLRTVRAACGVWHTAAVVEVMVGNSSSSNCSSGKLFTWGDGDKGRLGHGDKEAKLVPTCVAALVEPNFCQVACGHSLTVALTTSGHVYTMGSPVYGQLGNPQADGKLPSRVEGKLSKSFVEEIACGAYHVSVLTSRTEVYTWGKGANGRLGHGDTDDRNVPTLVEALKDKQVKSVACGTNFTAAICLHKWVSGVDQSMCSGCRLPFNFKRKRHNCYNCGLVFCHSCSSKKSLKASMAPNPNKPYRVCDNCFNKLRKSMETDSSSHSSVSRRGSIVPGSLELIDKDDKMDSRSRSQLARFSSMESLKQVDSRSSKKNKKLEFNSSRVSPVPNGGSQWGALNISKSFNPVFGSSKKFFSASVPGSRIVSRATSPISRRPSPPRSTTPTPTLGGLTSPKIVVDDAKRTNDSLSQEVIKLRQQVENLTRKAQLQEVELERTTKQLKDAIAIAGEETAKCKAAKEVIKSLTAQLKDMAERLPVGAARNVKSPSLASIGSNELSYASIDRLNIQATSPEADLTGSNNQLLSNGSSTASNRSSAGHNKQNQSEVTNKNGSRTKESESRSENEWVEQDEPGVYITLTSLPGGVIDLKRVRFRY is encoded by the exons ATGGAAGGGTTCGG AATGACTTCGGATCTTAGCAGAACCGGTGCTGTAGAACGAGACATTGAGCAG GCTATTACTGCTTTAAAGAAAGGAGCTTACCTGCTCAAGTATGGAAGAAGGGGGAAGCCCAAGTTTTGCCCGTTCAGGCTTTCCAAT GATGAATCTGTTTTGATATGGTTCTCAGGGAAAGAAGAGAAGCACCTTAAACTGAGCCATGTGTCTAGAATTATATCTGGACAACGCACG CCAATCTTTCAAAGGTATCCACGGCCTGAAAAGGAATACCAGTCATTTTCTCTTATCTACAATGATAGGTCACTGGACTTG ATTTGCAAAGATAAAGATGAAGCTGAAGTTTGGTTTAGTGGTTTAAAAGCATTAATTTCACGTAGTCATCACCGAAAATGGAGGACAGAGTCAAGAAGTGATGGTATTCCTTCTGAAGCTAATAGTCCTAGAACATACACCAGAAGAAGTTCtcccatgaattctccatttggTAGTAATGAAAGCTTGCAAAag GATAGTGGGGATCACCTTCGTCTTCACAGTCCTTATGACAGCCCACCTAAAAATGGTTTAGATAAAGCATTATCGGATGTGATGTTGTATGCTGTCCCACCAAAGGGTTTCTTCCCTCCAGATTCTGCAAGTGCTTCAGTCCACTCTGTGTCGTCTGGAGGATCAGATAGTATGCATGGTCACATGAAGACAATGGGTATGGATGCTTTTAGAGTTAGTCTATCAAGTGCTGTTAGCTCATCTAGCCAAGGTTCTGGCCATGATGATGGCGATGCTTTAGGGGATGTTTTCATTTGGGGGGAAGGTACAGGTGATGGTGTTCTGGGTGGTGGGACTCATCGAGTTGGGAGTTCTTTGGGTGTAAAAATGGACTCTCTTTTTCCAAAAGCCTTGGAATCTGCAGTAGTTCTTGATGTACAGAATATTGCCTGCGGTGGACGACATGCGGCCTTAGTGACCAAACAAGGTGAAATTTTCTCTTGGGGGGAAGAATCAGGAGGTAGGCTTGGGCATGGTGTTGATTCTGATGTTCTCCATCCAAAGCTTATCGAAACTTTAAGCAATACAAATATTGAACTTGTAGCTTGTGGGGAATATCATACATGTGCTGTGACACTTTCTGGTGATCTTTATACATGGGGTGATGGCACATACAATTATGGTCTTCTGGGGCATGGTAATCAAGTGAGCCACTGGGTCCCAAAAAGAGTAAATGGCCCCCTGGAGGGCATACATGTTTCATCTATTTCTTGTGGACCATGGCACACTGCTGTCGTAACCTCTGCTGGGCAATTGTTTACTTTTGGTGATGGTACATTTGGTGTTTTGGGTCATGGAGATCGTAAAAGTGTTTCATTACCTAGGGAAGTAGAGTCCCTCAAGGGTCTTCGTACTGTCCGGGCTGCTTGTGGTGTTTGGCATACTGCTGCAGTTGTGGAAGTCATGGTTGGAAATTCTAGTTCCAGCAACTGCTCTTCAGGGAAGCTGTTCACTTGGGGTGATGGAGACAAAGGTCGACTTGGGCATGGTGATAAGGAAGCAAAACTTGTTCCAACCTGTGTTGCAGCCCTGGTTGAACCCAATTTCTGTCAGGTTGCTTGTGGACATAGTCTGACTGTTGCGCTTACCACCTCTGGGCATGTCTATACAATGGGTAGTCCTGTCTATGGTCAGTTGGGAAATCCTCAAGCTGATGGGAAGCTACCAAGCCGTGTTGAAGGAAAGCTTTCAAAGAGTTTTGTGGAGGAGATTGCTTGTGGTGCATATCATGTTTCAGTTTTAACTTCAAGGACAGAAGTTTACACATGGGGTAAGGGTGCAAATGGTCGTTTAGGCCATGGGGATACAGATGACAGAAATGTCCCAACATTAGTAGAAGCATTGAAAGACAAACAGGTCAAAAGTGTTGCTTGTGGTACTAATTTCACTGCAGCTATCTGTCTACATAAGTGGGTATCTGGTGTTGACCAGTCTATGTGTTCTGGCTGTCGTCTTCCATTTAATTTCAAAAGAAAACGTCACAATTGTTATAATTGTGGACTTGTTTTCTGTCATTCATGTAGCAGTAAGAAATCTCTTAAGGCTTCAATGGCACCAAACCCCAACAAACCTTATCGCGTCTGTGACAACTGTTTTAATAAACTAAGGAAATCTATGGAAACTGATTCTTCATCCCATTCTTCTGTGAGCAGAAGAGGAAGTATCGTTCCAGGGTCACTTGAGTTAATTGATAAGGATGATAAAATGGATTCGAGATCTCGTAGTCAACTTGCTAGGTTTTCTTCAATGGAGTCCTTGAAGCAAGTGGATAGCAGATCTTCTAAAAAAAACAAGAAGTTGGAATTCAACAGTAGTCGCGTCTCTCCTGTTCCAAATGGGGGTTCACAATGGGGAGCACTGAATATTTCTAAATCTTTTAATCCTGTTTTTGGATCATCAAAGAAGTTCTTCTCAGCATCTGTTCCTGGATCTAGAATTGTTTCCCGAGCAACATCTCCAATATCTAGACGACCTAGTCCACCACGTTCAACTACTCCAACTCCAACACTGGGAGGTCTTACTTCCCCAAAGATAGTTGTGGATGATGCTAAGAGGACCAATGATAGCCTCAGTCAGGAGGTTATTAAATTAAGACAGCAG gTGGAAAACCTGACTAGGAAAGCGCAACTTCAAGAAGTTGAGTTGGAAAGAACAACCAAACAGCTAAAAGATGCTATAGCAATTGCTGGAGAGGAAACTGCGAAGTGCAAAGCTGCAAAGGAAGTGATCAAATCTCTTACCGCTCAG TTGAAGGACATGGCTGAGAGGCTACCTGTAGGAGCAGCTAGGAATGTCAAATCGCCTTCTCTTGCTTCCATTGGTTCCAATGAGCTTAGCTATGCTTCCATTGATCGATTGAATATTCAAGCAACAAGCCCAGAAGCAGATTTAACTGGATCAAATAATCAGTTGCTTTCAAATGGATCCAGCACTGCCAGCAACCGTAGTAGTGCTGGTCACAATAAACAGAACCAGTCAGAGGTAACTAACAAAAATGGGAGCAGAACAAAGGAGAGTGAATCCCGGAGTGAGAATGAATGGGTTGAGCAAGATGAACCTGGTGTATATATTACACTCACCTCCCTTCCTGGAGGCGTAATAGATCTTAAGAGAGTTCGCTTCAGGTATTAA